From a region of the Rathayibacter sp. VKM Ac-2804 genome:
- the argS gene encoding arginine--tRNA ligase: MTPEQLAASLHALVLDAVQRRGSDAEVALGEVVLERPKNRDHGDWASNIAMKIAKKAGANPRELATELAEGLGAVDGVASVEVAGPGFLNVRLDAAAAGALAGAIVDAGEAYGTGSVYSGLKMNLEFVSANPTGPIHIGGTRWAAVGDSLARVLIAQGAEVTREYYFNDHGAQIDRFTRSVLAAYRGEPTPEDGYGGAYIADIADRVVAAYPGDLSVLPEAELNETFRSIGVDLMFGEIKQSLHEFGVDFDVYFHENSLHESRAVERAIERLRELGHIFEADGATWLRTTDFGDDRDRVIIKSDGEAAYIAGDLAYYLDKRERGFDRAIIMLGADHHGYIGRMMAMCAAFGDTPGVNLEILIGQLVNLLRDGQAVRMSKRAGTVVTMEDLVEAVGVDAARYSLVRSSADSSLDIDLDLLTKRSNDNPVYYVQYAHARTRQVAAKAEASGVPREPFAPETLVHPTESALLGGLQEFPRIVALAAELREPHRVARYLEEIAGLYHRWYDNCRVVPQGEDPIEAVHSTRLRLNEATAQVLRNGLTMLGVTAPDRM; the protein is encoded by the coding sequence GTGACTCCCGAACAGCTCGCCGCCTCCCTGCACGCCCTCGTCCTCGACGCCGTGCAGCGACGAGGGAGCGACGCCGAGGTCGCGCTGGGCGAAGTCGTGCTCGAGCGGCCCAAGAACCGCGACCACGGCGACTGGGCCTCGAACATCGCGATGAAGATCGCCAAGAAGGCCGGCGCGAACCCGCGCGAGCTCGCGACCGAGCTCGCCGAGGGCCTGGGCGCCGTCGACGGCGTCGCCTCGGTGGAGGTCGCCGGCCCCGGGTTCCTCAACGTGCGGCTCGACGCCGCCGCCGCGGGCGCGCTCGCCGGCGCGATCGTCGACGCGGGCGAGGCCTACGGCACCGGCTCCGTCTACTCCGGTCTGAAGATGAACCTCGAGTTCGTCTCGGCCAACCCCACCGGCCCCATCCACATCGGCGGCACCCGCTGGGCGGCCGTCGGCGACAGCCTCGCCCGCGTGCTGATCGCGCAGGGCGCCGAGGTGACCCGCGAGTACTACTTCAACGACCACGGGGCGCAGATCGACCGCTTCACCCGGAGCGTCCTCGCCGCCTACCGCGGCGAGCCGACCCCGGAGGACGGCTACGGCGGCGCCTACATCGCCGACATCGCCGACCGCGTCGTGGCCGCCTACCCGGGCGACCTGTCGGTCCTCCCCGAGGCCGAGCTGAACGAGACCTTCCGCTCCATCGGCGTCGACCTGATGTTCGGCGAGATCAAGCAGAGCCTGCACGAGTTCGGCGTCGACTTCGACGTCTACTTCCACGAGAACTCGCTGCACGAGTCGCGCGCCGTCGAGCGCGCGATCGAGCGCCTCCGCGAGCTCGGCCACATCTTCGAGGCCGACGGAGCCACCTGGCTGCGCACCACGGACTTCGGCGACGACCGCGACCGCGTCATCATCAAGAGCGACGGCGAGGCCGCCTACATCGCGGGTGATCTCGCCTACTACCTCGACAAGCGCGAGCGCGGCTTCGACCGGGCGATCATCATGCTCGGCGCGGACCACCACGGCTACATCGGCCGGATGATGGCGATGTGCGCGGCCTTCGGCGACACCCCGGGCGTCAACCTCGAGATCCTGATCGGCCAGCTCGTCAATCTGCTCCGCGACGGCCAGGCGGTCCGGATGTCCAAGCGCGCCGGCACCGTCGTGACGATGGAGGACCTGGTCGAGGCCGTCGGCGTCGACGCCGCGCGCTACTCGCTCGTGCGCTCCTCCGCCGACTCCTCGCTCGACATCGACCTCGACCTGCTCACCAAGCGGAGCAACGACAACCCCGTCTACTACGTGCAGTACGCGCACGCCCGCACCCGCCAGGTGGCGGCGAAGGCGGAGGCGTCGGGCGTGCCGCGCGAGCCGTTCGCGCCCGAGACGCTCGTGCACCCGACCGAGTCGGCGCTGCTGGGCGGGCTGCAGGAGTTCCCCCGGATCGTCGCCCTGGCCGCGGAGCTGCGCGAGCCGCACCGCGTGGCCCGCTACCTCGAGGAGATCGCCGGCCTGTACCACCGCTGGTACGACAACTGCCGCGTGGTCCCGCAAGGCGAGGACCCGATCGAGGCCGTGCACTCGACCCGCCTGCGCCTCAACGAGGCGACCGCGCAGGTCCTGCGCAACGGGCTCACGATGCTCGGCGTGACCGCTCCGGACCGGATGTGA
- the thrB gene encoding homoserine kinase: protein MTSAVPVGRTVHVKVPATSANLGPGFDTLGLALSSYDELDVVAVAATGARVAVHGVGEGEVPTDETNLVVQAIAYTFADQRQEMPGIDVTARNIIPHGRGMGSSGAAIVSGIMAAKGLLDGIVELDSDDLLRIATEMEGHPDNVAPALFGGLTIAWVEPGAEGGPEAPLRPRSKKLMVHRGVSPVVFVPEHTMSTRLARSLQPISVPHEDAVFNVSRSSLLIAALIQSPELLFAATEDKLHQNYRAAAMPQTSELIALLRSHGYAAVVSGAGPSVLVLCSDPAQRLAAADLVAKEAHTPWRAHMLAVDFKGATVGIASRGAA from the coding sequence ATGACCTCGGCGGTTCCCGTCGGCCGCACCGTGCACGTCAAGGTCCCGGCGACCTCGGCGAACCTCGGCCCCGGGTTCGACACGCTCGGCCTCGCGCTCTCGTCCTACGACGAGCTCGACGTCGTCGCCGTCGCGGCGACGGGCGCCCGGGTCGCGGTGCACGGCGTGGGCGAGGGCGAGGTGCCGACCGACGAGACGAACCTCGTCGTGCAGGCCATCGCCTACACCTTCGCCGACCAGCGGCAGGAGATGCCGGGCATCGACGTGACCGCGCGCAACATCATCCCGCACGGCCGCGGGATGGGCTCCTCGGGAGCCGCGATCGTCTCCGGGATCATGGCGGCCAAGGGGCTGCTCGACGGCATCGTCGAGCTCGACTCCGACGATCTGCTCCGCATCGCGACCGAGATGGAGGGGCACCCCGACAACGTCGCGCCGGCGCTCTTCGGCGGTCTCACCATCGCGTGGGTCGAGCCCGGTGCCGAGGGCGGACCCGAGGCGCCGCTGCGGCCGCGCTCCAAGAAGCTGATGGTGCACCGCGGCGTCTCGCCGGTCGTCTTCGTGCCCGAGCACACCATGTCGACCCGGCTGGCGCGCTCGCTGCAGCCGATCAGCGTGCCGCACGAGGACGCCGTCTTCAACGTCTCGCGCTCGTCGCTGCTGATCGCGGCCCTCATCCAGAGCCCCGAGCTGCTGTTCGCGGCGACCGAGGACAAGCTGCACCAGAACTACCGCGCGGCCGCGATGCCGCAGACCTCCGAGCTGATCGCGCTGCTGCGATCGCACGGCTACGCGGCCGTCGTCTCCGGCGCCGGACCGAGCGTCCTGGTGCTGTGCAGCGACCCCGCGCAGCGCCTCGCCGCCGCGGATCTGGTCGCGAAGGAGGCGCACACGCCCTGGCGCGCCCACATGCTGGCCGTCGACTTCAAGGGTGCTACAGTGGGGATCGCATCCCGAGGAGCCGCGTAA
- the prfA gene encoding peptide chain release factor 1, with protein MFESVSVLFAEHEDLQTQLSDPALHADAARAKKVNRRYAELSQIKAAHAAWIQAGEDLEAARELAREDDAFAEEVPELEESLRVAQEKLRRLLIPRDPDDGRDVIMEIKGGEGGAESALFAADLLRMYLHYAEAKGWKTEILDRDESDLGGYKNVQVAIKSNATDPSQGVWAHLKYEGGVHRVQRVPVTESQGRIHTSTTGVLVFPEVDAPEEVAISQNDLKIDVYRSSGPGGQSVNTTDSAVRITHLPTGIVVSMQNEKSQLQNREAGMRVLRARILARQQEEIAAAASDARKTQIRTMDRSERIRTYNFPENRIADHRTGYKAYNLDGVMNGALDPVVESAIQFDEEARLADIGSDES; from the coding sequence ATGTTCGAATCCGTCAGCGTCCTCTTCGCCGAGCACGAGGACCTCCAGACGCAGCTGTCCGACCCCGCCCTGCACGCGGACGCCGCGCGCGCGAAGAAGGTCAACCGCCGCTACGCCGAGCTGAGCCAGATCAAGGCGGCCCACGCCGCCTGGATCCAGGCGGGCGAGGACCTCGAGGCCGCCCGCGAGCTCGCCCGCGAGGACGACGCCTTCGCCGAGGAGGTCCCGGAGCTCGAGGAGTCCCTCCGCGTCGCGCAGGAGAAGCTGCGCCGCCTGCTCATCCCGCGCGACCCTGACGACGGACGTGACGTGATCATGGAGATCAAGGGCGGCGAGGGCGGCGCCGAGAGCGCGCTGTTCGCGGCGGACCTGCTCCGGATGTACCTGCACTACGCGGAGGCGAAGGGCTGGAAGACCGAGATCCTCGATCGCGACGAGTCCGACCTCGGTGGCTACAAGAACGTCCAGGTCGCCATCAAGAGCAACGCGACCGACCCGTCGCAGGGCGTCTGGGCGCACCTGAAGTACGAGGGCGGCGTGCACCGCGTGCAGCGCGTCCCCGTGACGGAGTCGCAGGGCCGCATCCACACCTCGACCACCGGCGTGCTCGTCTTCCCCGAGGTCGACGCCCCCGAGGAGGTCGCGATCAGCCAGAACGATCTCAAGATCGACGTCTACCGCTCCTCGGGCCCCGGCGGCCAGTCGGTCAACACCACCGACTCCGCGGTGCGGATCACCCACCTCCCGACCGGCATCGTCGTCTCGATGCAGAACGAGAAGAGCCAGCTGCAGAACCGCGAGGCCGGCATGCGCGTCCTGCGCGCCCGCATCCTCGCCCGCCAGCAGGAGGAGATCGCCGCCGCCGCATCGGACGCGCGCAAGACGCAGATCCGCACGATGGACCGCTCCGAGCGCATCCGCACCTACAACTTCCCCGAGAACCGCATCGCCGACCACCGCACCGGCTACAAGGCCTACAACCTCGACGGCGTGATGAACGGAGCGCTCGACCCCGTCGTCGAGAGCGCGATCCAGTTCGACGAGGAGGCCCGCCTGGCCGACATCGGCTCCGACGAGTCGTGA
- a CDS encoding homoserine dehydrogenase produces MIEYRSLRVALLGAGSVGAQVARLLLDHGDELAQRVGAPLELAGVAVRDLDAPRTADIPKEYFTTDAEALILGADIVVELIGGLEPARSYILKAISSGADVITANKALLAAHGNELFEAADQVGAQLNYEAAVAGAIPIIRPLRDSLAGDRVHRILGIVNGTTNFILDRMDTEHSTLEEALALATELGYAEADPTADIEGYDAAQKAAILARLAFHTDVPVSLVHREGITGVTPEQVEQARASGYVIKLLAICERLVDAKTGEEGVSARVYPALVHRSHPLAAVHGANNAVFVEAEAAGSLMFYGAGAGGVETASAVLGDVVSAARRHVVGGPGLVTSASSGLPVLPIGHVTTRYQVTLEVLDRPGVLAQIAGVFAEHGVSVETLVQTPPVLDPLAEAGAERREPTATLVIGTHAAAESDLAATVTALQSHGFVGAVTSVLRVEGA; encoded by the coding sequence ATGATCGAGTACCGCAGCCTCCGCGTCGCCCTGCTGGGCGCCGGGTCCGTCGGTGCCCAGGTCGCGCGCCTCCTGCTCGACCACGGCGACGAGCTCGCCCAGCGCGTGGGGGCGCCGCTGGAGCTCGCCGGCGTGGCCGTCCGGGACCTCGACGCGCCGCGCACCGCGGACATCCCGAAGGAGTACTTCACGACCGACGCCGAGGCGCTCATCCTCGGCGCCGACATCGTCGTCGAGCTGATCGGCGGGCTGGAGCCGGCGCGCAGCTACATCCTCAAGGCGATCTCCTCGGGCGCCGACGTGATCACCGCCAACAAGGCGCTGCTCGCCGCGCACGGCAACGAGCTGTTCGAAGCGGCCGACCAGGTGGGCGCCCAGCTGAACTACGAGGCCGCGGTGGCCGGGGCGATCCCGATCATCCGCCCGCTGCGCGACAGCCTCGCCGGAGACCGCGTGCACCGGATCCTCGGCATCGTCAACGGCACCACGAACTTCATCCTCGACCGGATGGACACCGAGCACTCCACCCTCGAGGAGGCGCTCGCCCTCGCCACCGAGCTGGGCTACGCCGAGGCCGACCCGACCGCCGACATCGAGGGCTACGACGCCGCGCAGAAGGCGGCGATCCTCGCCCGGCTCGCCTTCCACACCGACGTCCCGGTCTCGCTGGTGCACCGCGAGGGCATCACCGGCGTCACGCCGGAGCAGGTCGAGCAGGCCCGCGCCTCCGGCTACGTGATCAAGCTGCTCGCCATCTGCGAGCGCCTCGTCGACGCGAAGACGGGGGAGGAGGGCGTCTCGGCACGCGTCTACCCCGCACTCGTGCACCGCTCGCACCCCCTCGCCGCCGTGCACGGCGCCAACAACGCCGTCTTCGTCGAGGCGGAGGCCGCCGGCAGCCTGATGTTCTACGGCGCGGGCGCCGGCGGCGTCGAGACCGCCTCGGCCGTGCTGGGCGACGTGGTCTCGGCCGCCCGCCGCCACGTCGTCGGCGGGCCCGGTCTCGTCACCAGCGCGAGCTCCGGACTCCCGGTGCTGCCGATCGGTCACGTGACCACCCGCTACCAGGTGACGCTCGAGGTGCTCGACCGGCCCGGCGTGCTCGCCCAGATCGCCGGCGTCTTCGCCGAGCACGGCGTCTCCGTCGAGACGCTCGTGCAGACGCCGCCCGTGCTCGACCCGCTGGCCGAGGCCGGTGCGGAGCGGCGCGAGCCGACCGCTACCCTGGTCATCGGCACGCACGCCGCGGCAGAGTCCGATCTGGCGGCCACCGTCACCGCTCTCCAATCCCACGGGTTCGTCGGCGCCGTGACGTCCGTTCTACGAGTTGAAGGAGCCTGA
- a CDS encoding DUF2993 domain-containing protein — protein sequence MTAADAGAPHRGRRIALVAVILIVLLAVAAVVGDVLARRAVADTAASSIREALSLPADHPVDVEVAGWAVLPQLIGGSLDRLDIRSEDVAFGDLNGDLDATLEGVPASGSGPIDAGQATVALDPDSVSTLVAARSEVPIDGVTLDPPLVRVNTSVDVLGLTLAAGVGIELGAADGAIELTPSEVTAGGTTISAADVEDRFGAVAEGLLAARSVCIADALPRGLALTDVDVTADSLNASFDFSPTLLSDPAQQETGVCS from the coding sequence GTGACCGCCGCCGATGCCGGTGCGCCGCACCGCGGCCGCCGGATCGCGCTCGTCGCGGTGATCCTGATCGTGCTGCTGGCCGTGGCCGCCGTCGTCGGCGACGTGCTCGCCCGGCGCGCCGTCGCCGACACCGCGGCGTCGAGCATCCGGGAGGCGCTCTCGCTCCCCGCGGACCACCCCGTCGACGTCGAGGTCGCCGGCTGGGCCGTCCTGCCGCAGCTGATCGGCGGGTCGCTCGACCGGCTCGACATCCGCAGCGAGGACGTCGCGTTCGGCGACCTGAACGGCGACCTCGACGCGACGCTCGAGGGCGTCCCGGCGAGCGGCAGCGGACCGATCGACGCCGGACAGGCGACGGTGGCGCTCGACCCGGATTCGGTGAGCACTCTCGTCGCCGCGCGGAGCGAGGTGCCGATCGACGGTGTGACGCTCGACCCGCCGCTGGTGCGCGTGAACACCTCGGTGGACGTGCTCGGGCTCACGCTCGCCGCGGGGGTCGGCATCGAGCTGGGCGCGGCCGACGGCGCGATCGAGCTGACTCCGTCCGAGGTGACGGCGGGCGGCACGACGATCAGCGCCGCCGATGTCGAGGACCGCTTCGGCGCCGTCGCCGAGGGGCTGCTCGCCGCGCGCTCCGTCTGCATCGCCGACGCGCTGCCGCGAGGGCTCGCGCTCACCGACGTCGACGTGACGGCCGACTCGCTGAACGCCTCCTTCGACTTCTCTCCGACGCTCCTCAGCGACCCGGCGCAGCAGGAGACCGGCGTCTGCTCCTGA
- the rho gene encoding transcription termination factor Rho, with protein sequence MTDVNTRGTAADNADLAGLRVAELQALATSLGIGGASKLRKGELVSAISDLRAGADSEVAAEPAAPAEEQAPAEPSVAEQAFAEPAEAEPVVDGTSVEAEPADVAEQSAPVLEAPAEVPAPAESTEADTADVLEQAAATVEEPAPVAAEAAPVELELPVAAEPVAEPAERTPRRRGSRRASSGTVAAGEHVNIPAGSGVESLIPELPPVLEQAPDAEQAPRPVIEIELPNGPESDDSSREGGQRERRGRRRSRGGSAEQSEQPETTEAVESSTEDAGDESDSGDRQDDQQGSGEQQNGGDQQGTGRGRNRRNRNRRGEDRQSNDGQQNGQGGSAQGGNGQNGGAQNGNGQNGGGQHAAAQNGNGQAPSNQGGQNQGGNGQNAQGPSQNGQQADGEDGRRSRYRDRKRRGGAVGDDFEPEISEDDVLIPVAGILDVLDNYAFVRTTGYLPGVSDVYVSLGQVKKYNLRKGDAVVGAIRQPREGEGGGRQKYNAIVRVDSINGQTVEEAAARVEFHDLTPLYPTERLRLETEPGKLTQRIIDLVAPIGKGQRGLIVAPPKAGKTIVLQQIANAIVQNNPEVHLMVVLVDERPEEVTDMQRTVRGEVVASTFDRPAEDHTTVAELAIERAKRLVELGHDVVVLLDSITRLGRAYNVTAAPSGRVLSGGVDASALYPPKKFFGAARNIENGGSLTILATALIETGSKMDEVIFEEFKGTGNMELRLSRHLADKRIFPAVDVNASGTRREEMLLSSDEVKITWKLRRALAGLDQQQALEIILSRLKETSSNVEFLMQVSKSAVGPTTANHGNGHH encoded by the coding sequence GTGACAGATGTCAACACCCGCGGCACCGCCGCGGACAACGCCGATCTCGCCGGCCTCCGCGTCGCCGAGCTGCAGGCTCTCGCGACGAGCCTCGGCATCGGCGGAGCCTCCAAGCTCCGCAAGGGCGAGCTCGTCTCGGCCATCTCGGACCTCCGCGCCGGCGCGGACTCCGAGGTCGCCGCCGAGCCCGCTGCTCCCGCCGAGGAGCAGGCGCCCGCCGAGCCCTCGGTCGCCGAGCAGGCCTTCGCCGAGCCGGCCGAGGCCGAGCCCGTCGTCGACGGCACCAGCGTCGAGGCCGAGCCCGCCGATGTGGCCGAGCAGAGCGCCCCGGTGCTCGAGGCCCCCGCCGAGGTGCCCGCGCCCGCCGAGAGCACGGAGGCGGACACCGCCGACGTCCTCGAGCAGGCCGCCGCCACGGTCGAGGAGCCCGCGCCCGTCGCCGCCGAGGCGGCTCCGGTCGAGCTCGAGCTCCCCGTCGCCGCCGAGCCGGTCGCCGAGCCCGCCGAGCGCACGCCGCGTCGCCGCGGCTCGCGTCGCGCCTCCAGCGGCACGGTCGCCGCCGGCGAGCACGTCAACATCCCGGCCGGCAGCGGTGTCGAGTCGCTCATCCCCGAGCTCCCGCCCGTCCTCGAGCAGGCCCCCGACGCCGAGCAGGCGCCGCGACCGGTCATCGAGATCGAGCTGCCCAACGGCCCGGAGTCGGACGACTCCTCCCGCGAGGGCGGCCAGCGCGAGCGTCGCGGACGCCGTCGCAGCCGCGGCGGCAGCGCCGAGCAGAGCGAGCAGCCCGAGACGACCGAGGCCGTCGAGTCCTCCACCGAGGACGCCGGCGACGAGTCGGACTCGGGCGACCGCCAGGACGACCAGCAGGGCTCCGGCGAGCAGCAGAACGGCGGCGACCAGCAGGGCACCGGCCGCGGCCGCAACCGCCGCAACCGCAACCGCCGCGGCGAGGACCGCCAGTCGAACGACGGCCAGCAGAACGGCCAGGGCGGCAGCGCTCAGGGCGGCAACGGCCAGAACGGCGGCGCGCAGAACGGCAACGGCCAGAACGGCGGCGGCCAGCACGCCGCCGCGCAGAACGGCAACGGCCAGGCGCCGTCGAACCAGGGCGGCCAGAACCAGGGCGGCAACGGCCAGAACGCGCAGGGCCCCTCGCAGAACGGCCAGCAGGCCGACGGCGAGGACGGCCGCCGCAGCCGCTACCGCGACCGCAAGCGCCGCGGGGGAGCGGTCGGCGACGACTTCGAGCCCGAGATCAGCGAGGACGACGTCCTCATCCCGGTCGCCGGCATCCTCGACGTCCTCGACAACTACGCCTTCGTGCGCACCACGGGCTACCTGCCCGGTGTCAGCGACGTCTACGTCTCGCTCGGCCAGGTCAAGAAGTACAACCTGCGCAAGGGCGACGCGGTCGTCGGCGCCATCCGCCAGCCCCGCGAGGGCGAGGGCGGCGGACGCCAGAAGTACAACGCGATCGTCCGCGTCGACTCGATCAACGGCCAGACCGTCGAGGAGGCCGCCGCGCGCGTCGAGTTCCACGACCTCACGCCGCTGTACCCGACCGAGCGCCTGCGCCTCGAGACGGAGCCGGGCAAGCTGACCCAGCGGATCATCGACCTCGTCGCCCCGATCGGCAAGGGCCAGCGCGGCCTGATCGTCGCGCCGCCCAAGGCCGGCAAGACGATCGTCCTGCAGCAGATCGCGAACGCGATCGTGCAGAACAACCCCGAGGTCCACCTCATGGTCGTGCTCGTCGACGAGCGCCCCGAGGAGGTCACCGACATGCAGCGCACCGTGCGCGGAGAGGTCGTCGCCTCCACGTTCGACCGCCCAGCGGAGGACCACACGACGGTCGCCGAGCTGGCCATCGAGCGCGCCAAGCGCCTCGTCGAGCTGGGCCACGACGTGGTCGTGCTCCTCGACTCGATCACCCGCCTCGGCCGCGCCTACAACGTGACCGCCGCTCCCTCGGGCCGCGTGCTCTCGGGTGGCGTCGACGCGTCGGCGCTGTACCCGCCGAAGAAGTTCTTCGGCGCGGCGCGCAACATCGAGAACGGCGGCTCGCTCACCATTCTCGCGACGGCGCTTATCGAGACCGGCTCGAAGATGGACGAGGTGATCTTCGAGGAGTTCAAGGGCACCGGCAACATGGAGCTCCGTCTCTCGCGTCACCTCGCCGACAAGCGGATCTTCCCCGCCGTCGACGTGAACGCGTCGGGCACCCGCCGCGAGGAGATGCTCCTCAGCTCGGACGAGGTCAAGATCACCTGGAAGCTGCGCCGCGCCCTCGCCGGTCTCGACCAGCAGCAGGCGCTCGAGATCATCCTGTCCCGCCTCAAGGAGACGTCGTCGAACGTCGAGTTCCTGATGCAGGTCTCGAAGTCCGCCGTCGGCCCGACCACCGCGAACCACGGCAACGGCCACCACTAG
- the thrC gene encoding threonine synthase codes for MAKQWRGVLHEYADRLDVTEATPVITLGEGGTPLIPAAALSARTGAKVWVKYEGMNPTGSFKDRGMTMAISKAVEHGAKAVICASTGNTSASAAAYATHAGITAAVLVPEGKIALGKLSQAIAHNAQLLQVQGNFDDCLDIARDLAKNYPVHLVNSVNPDRIAGQKTAAFEVVEVLGDAPDFHIVPVGNAGNYTAYFRGYSEELERGESTKLPRMFGFQAEGSAPIVHGAPVRHPETIASAIRIGNPASWELALNARSVSDGYFGAISDAKILEAYRILAGEVGVFVEPASAISVAGLLERAEAGAIPKDATVVLTVTGHGLKDPQWALRTADGEDITPTVVPVDTAAIADVLGLAGA; via the coding sequence ATGGCCAAGCAGTGGCGCGGAGTCCTGCACGAGTACGCGGACCGCCTGGATGTCACCGAGGCGACCCCCGTCATCACGCTCGGCGAGGGCGGCACCCCGCTCATCCCGGCGGCGGCTCTCTCGGCCCGCACGGGCGCGAAGGTCTGGGTCAAGTACGAGGGCATGAACCCGACCGGCTCCTTCAAGGACCGCGGCATGACCATGGCGATCTCGAAGGCCGTCGAGCACGGCGCGAAGGCCGTCATCTGCGCCTCGACCGGCAACACCTCCGCCTCGGCCGCGGCCTACGCGACGCACGCCGGCATCACCGCCGCGGTGCTCGTCCCCGAGGGCAAGATCGCGCTCGGCAAGCTCAGCCAGGCCATCGCGCACAACGCGCAGCTGCTGCAGGTGCAGGGCAACTTCGACGACTGCCTCGACATCGCTCGCGATCTCGCGAAGAACTACCCGGTGCACCTGGTCAACTCGGTGAACCCCGACCGCATCGCGGGTCAGAAGACCGCGGCCTTCGAGGTCGTCGAGGTCCTCGGTGACGCGCCGGACTTCCACATCGTCCCGGTCGGCAACGCCGGCAACTACACCGCCTACTTCCGCGGCTACTCCGAGGAGCTCGAGCGCGGCGAGTCGACGAAGCTGCCGCGCATGTTCGGCTTCCAGGCCGAGGGCTCCGCGCCGATCGTCCACGGCGCTCCGGTCCGCCACCCCGAGACCATCGCCAGTGCGATCCGGATCGGCAACCCCGCCTCGTGGGAGCTCGCGCTCAACGCGCGCAGCGTGAGCGACGGCTACTTCGGCGCCATCAGCGACGCGAAGATCCTCGAGGCGTACCGCATCCTCGCGGGCGAGGTGGGCGTCTTCGTCGAGCCCGCCTCCGCGATCAGCGTCGCCGGCCTGCTCGAGCGCGCCGAGGCGGGGGCGATCCCCAAGGACGCGACCGTCGTGCTGACCGTCACCGGCCACGGCCTGAAGGACCCGCAGTGGGCTCTGCGCACCGCGGACGGCGAGGACATCACTCCGACCGTCGTGCCCGTGGACACCGCCGCGATCGCCGACGTGCTGGGGCTGGCCGGCGCATGA
- the lysA gene encoding diaminopimelate decarboxylase, whose protein sequence is MAHADAPVRAPRHPLAPEWLHRPDDANGLADGVWSGGTVRAADGGLEVAGVAAAELAARFGTPLYVVDEDDARRRAVATREAFERELGRIGTGVTVYYAGKAFLSTEVARWMRAEGLNIDTCSGGELAVALAAGVEPERMGLHGNNKSLAEIDRAVEVGIGAIVMDSVLEIDRVAAAAERHGRVQPVRLRVNSGVHAHTHSFLATAHEDQKFGITLEDCPAAVARIRSHASLRFLGLHCHIGSQIFGSAGFAESASRLLAVHAALLADGPVPQLNLGGGFGIAYTSADDPTPIDEIAAAIADAVGEQCATRGIPVPHIAIEPGRSLIGPAGLTLYEVGTIKDVAVGTDGVRRYVSVDGGMSDNARPALYGADYTARIANRVSDAEPALVRVAGKHCESGDIVVHDDFLPADVQPGDLLAVAATGAYCWSLSSNYNYLGRPPVVAVRDGVARVIVHGETEDDLLRRDAGIERKAILR, encoded by the coding sequence GTGGCACACGCCGACGCACCCGTCCGCGCCCCCCGTCATCCGCTCGCTCCGGAGTGGCTCCACCGGCCCGACGACGCGAACGGGCTCGCCGACGGCGTCTGGTCCGGCGGCACCGTCCGCGCCGCGGACGGCGGCCTCGAGGTCGCCGGTGTCGCGGCGGCGGAGCTCGCCGCGCGCTTCGGCACGCCGCTCTACGTGGTCGACGAGGACGACGCCCGCCGCCGCGCGGTCGCGACCCGGGAGGCCTTCGAGCGCGAGCTCGGCCGGATCGGCACCGGCGTCACCGTCTACTACGCGGGCAAGGCGTTCCTCTCCACCGAGGTCGCGCGCTGGATGCGCGCCGAGGGCCTGAACATCGACACCTGCAGCGGGGGAGAGCTCGCGGTCGCGCTCGCCGCGGGCGTCGAGCCCGAGCGCATGGGCCTGCACGGCAACAACAAGTCGCTCGCCGAGATCGACCGGGCGGTCGAGGTCGGCATCGGGGCGATCGTCATGGACAGCGTGCTCGAGATCGACCGCGTCGCCGCCGCGGCCGAGCGCCACGGCCGAGTCCAGCCGGTCCGGCTCCGGGTGAACAGCGGCGTGCACGCGCACACCCACAGCTTCCTCGCGACCGCGCACGAGGACCAGAAGTTCGGCATCACGCTGGAGGACTGCCCGGCCGCCGTCGCGCGCATCCGCTCGCACGCGAGCCTGCGCTTCCTCGGCCTGCACTGCCACATCGGCTCGCAGATCTTCGGCTCGGCCGGCTTCGCCGAGTCGGCGTCGCGCCTGCTCGCCGTGCACGCGGCGCTCCTCGCCGACGGCCCCGTCCCGCAGCTCAACCTCGGCGGCGGCTTCGGCATCGCCTACACGAGCGCCGACGACCCGACCCCGATCGACGAGATCGCCGCGGCGATCGCGGACGCGGTCGGCGAGCAGTGCGCGACCCGCGGGATCCCGGTGCCGCACATCGCCATCGAGCCGGGCCGCTCGCTGATCGGGCCCGCAGGGCTGACCCTCTACGAGGTCGGCACCATCAAGGACGTCGCGGTCGGCACGGACGGCGTGCGCCGCTACGTGAGCGTCGACGGCGGGATGAGCGACAACGCCCGGCCGGCCCTCTACGGCGCCGACTACACGGCCCGGATCGCCAACCGCGTCTCCGACGCCGAGCCCGCCCTCGTCCGCGTGGCCGGCAAGCACTGCGAGTCGGGCGACATCGTCGTCCACGACGACTTCCTCCCCGCCGACGTGCAGCCGGGCGACCTGCTGGCCGTCGCCGCGACCGGCGCCTACTGCTGGTCGCTGTCGAGCAACTACAACTACCTGGGTCGCCCCCCTGTCGTCGCTGTGCGGGACGGAGTCGCGCGCGTGATCGTGCACGGCGAGACCGAGGACGACCTCCTCCGCCGCGATGCCGGCATCGAACGAAAGGCCATCCTCCGATGA